A single Blastococcus colisei DNA region contains:
- a CDS encoding aldehyde dehydrogenase family protein — protein MSLVEQMDTVTGASAGSVDRHATTQTFESTNPASGAVVGVFPVHDADAVTETVERARAAAVQWAELGFDGRKERLAAYRGYVARRMNELADLVHRENGKPHADAILEITLTIDHLAWAGAHARKALGLRKVKAGMLAANHAAYLEYQPLGVIGVIGPWNYPVFTPMGSIAYALAAGNAVVFKPSEHTPAVGAWMAAAWRAAVPDSEDAFQVVTGYGETGAALCRAGVGKLAFTGSAPTGRKVMATCAETLTPVLMELGGKDAMIVDDDADVVAAADAAVWGAMSNAGQTCIGIERVYATSAVYDRFVAEVTAQVRTLRPGSDDEATYGPMTMASQGDVVRRHVSDAAATGRVVRGEADPSLFPNENYLAPAVLLDVPDSSPAICEETFGPTLTITKVRDAEEALERANATSYGLAGSVFTKSKARGLELARRMRSGMTSVNSVLAFASVPALPFGGVGESGFGRIHGEDGLKEFTRAKAITRQRVALPVNLMSFSRPASATDALTRVMGMVHGRHR, from the coding sequence ATGTCGCTCGTCGAGCAGATGGACACGGTCACCGGCGCCTCCGCCGGCAGCGTCGACCGCCACGCCACCACGCAGACCTTCGAGTCCACGAACCCCGCCTCGGGCGCGGTCGTCGGCGTCTTCCCGGTGCACGACGCCGATGCCGTCACCGAGACCGTCGAGCGCGCCCGCGCAGCGGCCGTGCAGTGGGCCGAGCTGGGGTTCGACGGGCGCAAGGAGCGGCTGGCCGCCTACCGCGGCTACGTCGCCCGGCGGATGAACGAGCTCGCCGACCTCGTCCACCGCGAGAACGGCAAGCCGCACGCCGACGCGATCCTCGAGATCACCCTGACCATCGATCACCTGGCCTGGGCCGGGGCGCACGCGCGCAAGGCGCTCGGCCTGCGCAAGGTGAAGGCCGGCATGCTCGCGGCCAACCACGCCGCGTACCTCGAGTACCAGCCGCTCGGCGTCATCGGGGTCATCGGCCCGTGGAACTACCCGGTCTTCACGCCGATGGGCTCCATCGCCTACGCGCTGGCCGCGGGCAACGCCGTCGTCTTCAAGCCCTCGGAGCACACCCCGGCCGTCGGCGCCTGGATGGCCGCCGCGTGGCGCGCCGCCGTCCCCGACAGCGAGGACGCCTTCCAGGTCGTCACCGGCTACGGCGAGACCGGCGCCGCGCTGTGCCGCGCGGGCGTCGGCAAGCTGGCCTTCACCGGATCGGCCCCGACCGGCCGGAAGGTGATGGCCACCTGCGCGGAGACCCTCACGCCGGTGCTCATGGAGCTCGGCGGCAAGGACGCCATGATCGTCGACGACGACGCCGACGTGGTCGCTGCCGCCGACGCCGCTGTGTGGGGCGCGATGAGCAACGCCGGGCAGACCTGCATCGGCATCGAGCGGGTGTATGCGACCAGCGCCGTCTACGACCGGTTCGTCGCCGAGGTCACCGCCCAGGTGCGCACGCTGCGGCCCGGCTCGGACGACGAGGCGACGTACGGCCCGATGACCATGGCCTCGCAGGGCGACGTCGTCCGCCGGCACGTCTCCGACGCCGCCGCGACCGGTCGGGTGGTCCGGGGCGAGGCCGACCCGAGCCTGTTCCCGAACGAGAACTACCTCGCGCCCGCCGTGCTGCTCGACGTCCCCGACTCCTCCCCCGCCATCTGCGAGGAGACCTTCGGCCCGACACTGACCATCACCAAGGTGCGGGACGCCGAGGAGGCGCTGGAGCGCGCCAACGCCACCTCCTACGGGTTGGCCGGCTCGGTCTTCACGAAGTCGAAGGCCCGGGGGCTCGAGCTGGCCCGCCGGATGCGCAGCGGCATGACATCGGTGAACTCGGTGCTGGCCTTCGCCTCGGTTCCGGCGCTGCCCTTCGGCGGCGTCGGCGAGAGCGGCTTCGGCCGGATCCACGGCGAGGACGGGCTCAAGGAGTTCACCCGCGCCAAGGCGATCACCCGCCAGCGGGTCGCGCTGCCGGTGAACCTGATGAGCTTCAGCCGCCCC